The following are encoded in a window of Geobacter metallireducens GS-15 genomic DNA:
- the alr gene encoding alanine racemase, which yields MDSRPTIAEIDLAALRHNFEQVQRAVPAGCGILAIVKADAYGHGFMDISRELESLGVTAFGVAFLAEGIQLRKSGIDRPVLILGGVYPGQERKCVGFNLSTAVFSLEQARVLNDTAARLYRKAKIHVKIDTGMGRLGVAAAEAPAFFRELREMKSLELEGIISHFASADELDDDGRRFSDRQAAVFAQSVAEARSLGLDPRYVHIANSAAAFGMDLPFCNLVRPGIVLYGALPSGDFEGKMALRPIMRLQSTVAMLKWVEPGTSISYARRYTAPDRRLIASVPVGYADGYSRALTNRGEVLIRGTRAPVVGTVCMDWIMIDVTSVPGVAVGDEVTLLGCDRQGHCVRAEELASWAGTIPYEIFCGISKRVPRVYLNATR from the coding sequence ATGGACAGTCGCCCCACCATTGCCGAAATCGATCTTGCCGCCCTGCGTCATAACTTCGAGCAGGTGCAGCGTGCCGTTCCCGCCGGATGCGGGATTCTTGCCATCGTGAAGGCCGATGCCTACGGCCACGGCTTCATGGATATCTCCCGGGAACTGGAGTCCCTGGGGGTGACCGCCTTCGGCGTGGCGTTTCTGGCCGAGGGAATCCAACTGCGCAAGAGCGGCATCGACCGGCCGGTCCTGATCCTCGGCGGGGTCTATCCGGGGCAGGAGCGCAAGTGCGTCGGGTTCAACCTCTCCACCGCCGTCTTCTCCCTGGAGCAGGCGCGGGTCCTGAACGACACCGCCGCCCGTCTCTACCGCAAGGCGAAGATCCACGTGAAGATCGATACCGGCATGGGGCGTCTCGGGGTCGCCGCGGCCGAGGCCCCGGCCTTTTTCCGGGAACTGCGGGAGATGAAATCCCTGGAACTGGAGGGGATCATCTCTCACTTCGCCTCCGCCGACGAACTGGATGATGATGGCCGCCGCTTCTCGGACCGCCAGGCTGCCGTCTTCGCCCAGTCGGTGGCAGAGGCCCGGTCCCTGGGACTCGACCCCCGCTACGTCCACATCGCCAACAGTGCCGCCGCTTTCGGCATGGATCTCCCCTTCTGCAACCTGGTCCGGCCCGGCATCGTCCTCTACGGGGCGCTTCCGTCGGGTGACTTCGAGGGAAAGATGGCGCTCCGGCCCATCATGCGGCTGCAGAGTACCGTGGCCATGCTCAAGTGGGTGGAGCCCGGCACCAGTATCAGCTACGCCCGCCGCTACACGGCCCCGGACCGGCGCCTTATCGCCAGTGTTCCCGTGGGGTACGCCGACGGCTACAGCCGGGCCCTGACCAACCGGGGAGAGGTCCTGATCCGGGGCACGCGGGCACCGGTGGTTGGGACCGTCTGCATGGACTGGATCATGATCGATGTGACCTCCGTCCCTGGCGTGGCTGTGGGGGACGAGGTGACGCTCCTTGGCTGCGACCGGCAGGGTCATTGCGTGCGGGCCGAGGAACTGGCCTCGTGGGCCGGCACCATCCCCTACGAAATTTTCTGCGGCATCAGCAAGCGGGTGCCGCGGGTCTACCTGAACGCGACCCGGTGA
- a CDS encoding 2Fe-2S iron-sulfur cluster binding domain-containing protein produces the protein MKNSAMFIIVELEGRKIRIPEGLTVIEALWDTGYDVKRGIGCLSGLCGACTVAFIERESTKVKFGLGCQKVAEEGLNVIMMPCFPSRAARYAMEAMAHPLEELGTHYPELYTCNDCGACNVCPEWINVAGVMKFAKDGDYEAAASRVTDCIMCGLCASRCPKSIAPQYVALYIQRALARERPFPPNLAKRLTQMESFVFEAEWSRIVAMGDDELKAYCAAMEGP, from the coding sequence ATGAAAAATTCGGCAATGTTCATCATCGTGGAGCTTGAGGGTCGGAAGATCAGGATCCCGGAGGGGTTGACAGTGATCGAGGCCCTCTGGGACACGGGGTATGACGTGAAGCGGGGGATCGGCTGTCTCTCGGGCCTGTGCGGCGCCTGCACGGTGGCCTTCATCGAGAGGGAGAGTACGAAGGTTAAGTTTGGCCTCGGCTGCCAGAAGGTGGCGGAGGAAGGGTTGAATGTCATTATGATGCCCTGTTTCCCGTCCCGGGCTGCCCGCTATGCCATGGAGGCCATGGCCCATCCCCTGGAGGAACTGGGGACACACTATCCCGAGCTTTACACCTGCAACGACTGCGGTGCTTGCAACGTCTGCCCGGAGTGGATCAACGTCGCCGGGGTGATGAAGTTCGCCAAGGACGGGGATTACGAGGCCGCGGCATCCCGGGTGACTGACTGCATAATGTGCGGTCTTTGTGCCTCCCGCTGCCCCAAGAGCATCGCTCCCCAGTATGTGGCCCTCTATATCCAGCGGGCCCTGGCCAGAGAGCGGCCGTTTCCCCCTAATCTTGCCAAGAGGCTGACTCAGATGGAATCGTTTGTCTTCGAGGCGGAATGGAGTCGGATCGTCGCCATGGGGGATGATGAGCTGAAGGCCTACTGCGCGGCCATGGAGGGCCCCTAG
- a CDS encoding response regulator, with the protein MEELLIAEKDPATRQQMAEHFIKEGYSVTVTDSLPNTLSNILKKVTRVVLLGAKFDELPTFDLIDLMKKCNQKLAIILVSDELPLPLLRKVRSSGIFYHALKPSGPEDVEEICQAVRCAFGNGMKGHAAR; encoded by the coding sequence ATGGAAGAACTGCTCATCGCCGAAAAGGATCCGGCCACCCGCCAGCAGATGGCGGAACACTTCATAAAGGAAGGGTATTCGGTCACGGTCACCGACTCCCTTCCCAACACACTTTCCAATATCCTGAAAAAGGTGACGCGGGTCGTCCTGCTGGGGGCGAAATTCGATGAACTCCCCACCTTCGACCTGATTGACCTCATGAAAAAGTGCAACCAAAAGCTGGCCATCATCCTGGTGTCCGATGAACTCCCCCTGCCGCTCCTGCGCAAGGTTCGCAGCAGCGGAATCTTCTATCACGCTCTCAAACCGTCGGGGCCTGAAGATGTGGAGGAGATCTGCCAGGCAGTTCGGTGCGCCTTTGGCAACGGCATGAAAGGCCATGCGGCGCGATAG
- a CDS encoding FAD-binding protein produces the protein MYPDSLCDSIAIVDATREKRKGEELLRLTSAEMEGLLRRYHPDYREAGFRNLRIGANRGDRTTHEIADLLEAFSNLDHSKISLEPEFDTDVLVLGGGGAGVTAALFAESMGARVILATKLRVGNSNTIMALGGMQASVHEDDSPVRHFADTMGAGKFAGKRELVKTMVEDGPAIVKWLLELGVDFDRDEEGNLATRKAGGITAPRIISIGDYTGLNIMKVLKDEIRKGEGIEVMEFAPAVELTTNGFGECNGAVLFDLGRKRHFTVRARAVVLATGGSGRLHFQGFPSSNNFGATGDAIVLAYRAGARLEGIDSFQYHPTGVMFPDHMVGVLVTEAARSLGGQLVNGKGERFINELETRDACSAAIIRECEEGNGVRTPAGKVGVWLDTPLIEETQGKGFLKRRFPSMYRHFMRVKIDISKRPLLTYPTLHYQNGGILIDEKGETTVRNLFTAGEAAGGIHGRNRAMGNSLLDIFVFGRRAGLAAAKRKYSEPGNVTLGHVYRYYDRLKSLRISSVATSPTLFPEFIVSKL, from the coding sequence ATGTATCCGGATTCATTGTGCGATTCCATAGCCATTGTCGACGCCACCCGGGAAAAGCGGAAAGGGGAGGAGCTGCTAAGGCTCACCAGTGCGGAGATGGAAGGGCTCCTCAGGCGGTACCACCCGGACTACCGGGAGGCGGGATTCCGGAACCTGAGGATCGGCGCCAACCGGGGCGACCGCACGACCCATGAGATCGCTGACCTTCTGGAGGCATTCAGCAACCTGGACCACTCGAAGATCAGCCTCGAACCCGAATTCGACACCGATGTGCTGGTTCTCGGCGGGGGAGGAGCGGGGGTGACGGCGGCTCTTTTCGCCGAGAGCATGGGGGCGCGGGTCATCCTGGCCACGAAGCTGCGGGTCGGTAACTCCAATACCATCATGGCCCTTGGCGGGATGCAGGCGTCGGTCCACGAAGACGATTCACCCGTCAGACATTTTGCCGACACCATGGGGGCGGGGAAATTCGCCGGGAAGAGGGAGCTGGTGAAGACCATGGTGGAGGACGGGCCGGCCATCGTCAAGTGGCTCCTGGAACTCGGCGTCGATTTCGACCGGGACGAAGAGGGGAACCTCGCCACCCGCAAGGCGGGGGGGATCACTGCCCCGCGGATCATCTCCATCGGCGACTATACCGGACTGAACATCATGAAGGTGCTGAAGGACGAGATCCGGAAAGGTGAGGGTATCGAAGTCATGGAATTCGCCCCGGCGGTGGAGCTTACCACCAACGGGTTCGGCGAGTGCAACGGCGCCGTGCTCTTCGACCTGGGGAGGAAGCGGCATTTCACGGTGCGGGCGCGGGCGGTGGTCCTGGCGACCGGCGGTTCGGGGCGGCTCCACTTCCAGGGGTTCCCCTCCTCCAACAACTTCGGCGCCACCGGGGACGCCATCGTCCTCGCCTACCGTGCCGGGGCCAGGCTGGAGGGGATCGACTCGTTCCAGTATCATCCGACCGGTGTCATGTTCCCTGACCACATGGTGGGAGTCCTGGTGACCGAGGCGGCCCGGAGTCTTGGCGGCCAGTTGGTGAATGGGAAGGGGGAGCGGTTCATCAACGAGCTGGAGACCCGCGATGCCTGCTCAGCCGCCATCATCCGGGAATGTGAGGAGGGAAACGGCGTCAGGACCCCAGCCGGCAAGGTGGGAGTCTGGCTCGACACCCCTCTCATCGAAGAGACCCAGGGAAAGGGATTCCTCAAGAGGCGCTTCCCCTCCATGTACCGGCATTTTATGCGGGTGAAGATCGACATCTCCAAGCGGCCTCTCCTCACCTATCCCACCCTCCACTACCAGAACGGCGGGATTCTCATCGACGAAAAGGGGGAGACCACGGTGAGAAATCTCTTCACGGCGGGGGAGGCCGCAGGGGGAATCCATGGCCGGAATCGCGCCATGGGGAATTCGCTCCTGGACATCTTCGTCTTCGGCCGAAGGGCGGGGCTGGCGGCGGCAAAACGCAAGTACAGCGAGCCGGGGAACGTCACCCTCGGTCATGTCTATCGCTACTACGACCGGCTCAAGTCGCTGCGGATATCGAGCGTTGCCACGTCGCCGACCCTCTTTCCCGAGTTCATCGTGAGCAAGCTGTAG
- the thiD gene encoding bifunctional hydroxymethylpyrimidine kinase/phosphomethylpyrimidine kinase, translated as MGSNGHNLRLVVNRDKQDSPIRGVYLVTDHGDRLAERVEAAIDGGVRIVQYRNKGKDRAQRYAVGEELRDLCSRRGVIFIVNDDLDLALQLKADGIHLGQEDGDPRIARRELGPGRIIGVSTHTMEEALAAQAAGADYIGFGAMFPTNSKEIGHLAGPEGLAAIRSRIMIPIVAIGGISRDNGPRVVDAGADALAVISAVLAHPDPFLAATELGLLFNRRAPHPRGAVLTIAGSDSGGGAGIQADLKTATLLGSYGSSVITALTAQNTRGVSGIHGVPPSFVAEQLDAVLSDIPVDTVKTGMLFSAEIIATVADKLAEYRKRIVVVDPVMVAKGGAPLIDRGAVNVLKDRLMPRTYLLTPNIPEAERLTGLTIVDEEGMQEAARRLFRLGARNVLVKGGHLVAGDAVDILFDGSAFHRFTAPRILSKNTHGTGCTYAAAIATYLAQGEPLREAVGRAKEFVTAAIRLGQPLGRGHGPVNHLLAALEVGDQGPGTGDR; from the coding sequence ATGGGCAGCAACGGCCACAATCTCCGGCTGGTCGTCAATCGCGACAAGCAGGACTCCCCCATCCGGGGGGTGTACCTGGTCACCGACCACGGCGACCGTCTCGCGGAGCGGGTGGAGGCGGCAATCGACGGCGGGGTCCGCATCGTCCAATACCGGAACAAGGGAAAGGACCGGGCCCAGCGCTACGCCGTGGGTGAGGAACTACGGGACCTCTGCAGCCGGCGGGGGGTGATCTTCATCGTCAACGACGACCTGGATCTGGCGCTGCAACTCAAGGCCGATGGCATCCACCTGGGGCAGGAGGACGGCGACCCCCGTATTGCCCGGCGCGAACTGGGACCGGGTAGAATCATCGGCGTCTCCACCCATACCATGGAAGAAGCCCTGGCGGCCCAGGCGGCGGGGGCCGACTACATCGGCTTCGGCGCCATGTTCCCCACCAACAGCAAGGAGATCGGGCACCTGGCCGGGCCCGAGGGGCTCGCCGCCATCCGCAGCCGAATCATGATCCCCATTGTTGCCATCGGCGGCATCAGCCGGGACAACGGCCCACGGGTGGTCGACGCCGGAGCCGACGCCCTGGCGGTCATCTCGGCGGTTCTCGCCCATCCGGACCCGTTCCTGGCCGCGACGGAGCTGGGCCTTCTCTTCAACCGGCGCGCACCACATCCCCGGGGGGCTGTGCTCACCATTGCAGGAAGTGACTCGGGGGGCGGAGCCGGCATCCAGGCCGACCTCAAGACCGCGACACTGCTGGGGAGCTACGGCTCATCGGTCATCACGGCGCTCACTGCCCAGAATACCCGGGGGGTCTCCGGCATTCACGGCGTCCCCCCCTCCTTCGTGGCCGAGCAGCTCGATGCGGTCCTTTCCGACATCCCCGTGGACACGGTAAAGACCGGCATGCTCTTCTCTGCCGAAATCATCGCCACCGTGGCCGACAAGCTGGCCGAGTACCGGAAGCGGATCGTGGTGGTGGACCCGGTCATGGTCGCCAAGGGAGGCGCCCCCCTCATCGACCGGGGAGCCGTGAACGTCCTCAAGGACCGCCTCATGCCCCGCACCTACCTCCTCACCCCCAACATCCCCGAGGCGGAACGGCTCACGGGGCTCACCATCGTCGACGAAGAGGGAATGCAGGAGGCGGCCCGGCGCCTCTTCCGTCTCGGTGCCCGCAACGTCCTCGTCAAGGGGGGGCATCTGGTGGCCGGTGATGCGGTGGACATCCTCTTCGACGGCTCCGCCTTCCACCGTTTCACCGCGCCCCGCATCCTCAGCAAGAACACCCACGGAACCGGCTGCACCTACGCCGCGGCCATCGCCACCTACCTGGCCCAGGGAGAGCCGCTCCGGGAGGCCGTTGGCCGCGCCAAGGAGTTCGTCACCGCCGCAATCCGCCTGGGCCAGCCCCTGGGCCGGGGGCACGGACCGGTGAACCACCTCCTCGCCGCGCTTGAAGTCGGGGACCAGGGACCGGGGACCGGGGACCGGTAA
- a CDS encoding zinc-dependent peptidase, with protein MGFFARLRRKRLACREFPSAWLGIIERNVPFYRMLPPEDRQELLGHVQIFLAEKHFEGCGGAEVTDEVRVTVAALASILLLHRATDYYPLLSSIVIYPDEYVGERRRWDEAGVVTEGPETRIGESWEQGTVVLSWKDVLLDAEAPDDAFNVVFHEFAHQLDQEEGITDNEGFLPGLPVEDRWREVFEGEFERLLADDEAGRWTLLDPYGAESPAEFFAVATETFFEMPGEMRRQHPELYEVLGLYYRQDPASWSW; from the coding sequence ATGGGATTTTTCGCTCGTCTGAGACGAAAGCGGCTTGCCTGTCGGGAGTTTCCCTCCGCGTGGCTCGGGATCATCGAGCGGAACGTCCCCTTTTACCGGATGCTCCCGCCGGAGGACCGGCAGGAGCTTCTGGGGCACGTGCAGATATTCCTGGCCGAAAAGCACTTTGAGGGTTGTGGCGGCGCCGAGGTGACCGACGAGGTGCGGGTGACCGTCGCCGCCCTTGCCAGTATCCTTCTTCTCCACCGCGCAACCGACTATTACCCGCTCCTCTCCTCCATCGTCATCTATCCCGACGAATACGTGGGGGAGCGCCGCCGCTGGGACGAGGCCGGAGTTGTCACCGAGGGGCCGGAAACCCGCATCGGCGAATCATGGGAGCAGGGGACGGTGGTCCTTTCCTGGAAGGATGTGCTCCTGGATGCCGAGGCCCCCGACGATGCCTTCAACGTGGTGTTTCACGAGTTTGCCCATCAACTGGATCAGGAGGAGGGGATTACCGACAACGAGGGATTCCTGCCGGGGCTTCCTGTGGAGGACCGGTGGCGGGAGGTGTTCGAGGGGGAGTTTGAGCGGCTCCTGGCCGATGACGAGGCGGGGCGCTGGACCCTCCTGGACCCCTACGGGGCGGAGAGCCCGGCCGAATTTTTCGCGGTGGCTACTGAAACCTTCTTCGAGATGCCCGGGGAAATGCGGCGGCAGCATCCGGAGCTGTACGAGGTCCTGGGCCTCTACTACCGGCAGGACCCCGCATCGTGGAGCTGGTGA
- the thiC gene encoding phosphomethylpyrimidine synthase ThiC has protein sequence MATTQLEYARQGIITDKMKEAALAEGVSPEFIREGIAAGTIIICHNIKHGNGRPLAVGKGLRTKVNANIGTSADDTDITKELEKARVAVRHGADAIMDLSTGGPVDEIRRAIIAETNACIGSVPLYQAALDAVRTKKKAIVDMTVDDIFEGIIKHAEDGVDFITVHCGVTRSTVERMKNEGRLMDVVSRGGAFTVEWMAYNNCENPLFEHFDRLLEITKAYDMTLSLGDGFRPGCLADATDRAQIHELIILGELTQRAQAAGVQVMIEGPGHVPLNQIEANILLQKRLCHGAPFYVLGPLVTDIAPGYDHITCAIGGAIAASAGADFLCYVTPSEHLRLPSVEDVREGVIASRIAAHAADIAKGVKGAMEKDIAMAKCRKKLDWEGQFNLSLDPEKAQRLRAESGVAEHGACTMCGEFCAYKVMDDAMEKQRAAGH, from the coding sequence ATGGCAACGACGCAGCTTGAATACGCCCGCCAGGGAATCATCACCGACAAAATGAAGGAAGCCGCTCTGGCCGAGGGGGTTTCCCCCGAGTTCATCCGCGAGGGGATCGCCGCCGGCACCATCATCATCTGTCACAACATCAAGCACGGCAATGGCCGCCCCCTGGCCGTGGGAAAAGGGCTCCGCACCAAGGTGAACGCCAACATCGGCACCTCGGCCGATGACACGGACATTACCAAGGAGCTGGAAAAGGCCCGCGTTGCGGTCCGCCACGGCGCCGACGCCATCATGGACCTCTCCACCGGCGGCCCTGTCGACGAGATCCGCCGCGCCATCATCGCCGAGACCAACGCCTGCATCGGAAGCGTCCCCCTCTACCAGGCGGCCCTCGACGCAGTGCGCACCAAGAAGAAGGCCATCGTCGACATGACCGTGGACGACATCTTCGAGGGGATCATCAAGCACGCCGAGGACGGGGTCGACTTCATCACCGTCCACTGCGGCGTGACCCGCTCCACCGTTGAGCGGATGAAGAACGAAGGGCGGCTCATGGACGTGGTTTCACGGGGCGGCGCCTTCACCGTGGAGTGGATGGCCTACAACAACTGCGAGAACCCCCTCTTCGAGCACTTCGACCGGCTCCTGGAGATCACGAAGGCCTACGACATGACCCTCTCCCTGGGGGACGGCTTCCGTCCCGGCTGCCTGGCCGACGCCACCGACCGGGCCCAGATCCACGAGCTGATCATCCTGGGCGAGCTGACCCAGCGTGCCCAGGCCGCCGGCGTCCAGGTCATGATCGAGGGGCCGGGCCATGTCCCCCTTAACCAGATCGAGGCCAACATCCTCCTCCAGAAGCGCCTCTGCCACGGGGCACCCTTCTATGTCCTCGGCCCCCTGGTCACCGACATCGCCCCGGGCTACGACCACATCACCTGCGCCATCGGCGGGGCCATCGCCGCCTCGGCAGGGGCCGACTTCCTCTGCTACGTGACCCCCTCCGAGCACCTGCGCCTGCCGAGCGTCGAAGACGTCCGGGAAGGGGTCATCGCCTCCCGCATCGCGGCCCACGCCGCCGACATCGCCAAGGGGGTCAAGGGGGCCATGGAGAAGGACATCGCCATGGCCAAGTGCCGCAAGAAGCTCGACTGGGAGGGGCAGTTCAATCTCTCACTCGATCCGGAGAAGGCTCAGCGGCTACGGGCCGAATCGGGGGTTGCCGAGCACGGCGCCTGCACCATGTGCGGCGAGTTTTGCGCCTACAAGGTCATGGACGACGCCATGGAAAAGCAGCGGGCCGCCGGCCACTGA